The genomic interval CCACGGGTATCACCATCAAGTTTTGTCAGTACAACACCAGTAAAATCTAATCTTTCATTGAATGCTTTAGCTGTATTAACCGCATCCTGTCCGGTCATGGCATCAACTACGAACAGGATTTCATGCGGTTTAGTATGCAATTTCACCTCCGAAATCTCATTCATCATCTGCTCGTCTATCGCTAAACGACCCGCAGTATCAATAATAATTACGTTGTGATGTTCTTTTTTACCAAGTTCAATACCTTCCAGTGCAATCGCAACAGGGTCTTTAGAATCTTTGTTCGCATAAACAGGAACGCCAATCTGCTCACCCAATATCTGCAACTGATCAATCGCTGCCGGACGGTAAACGTCACCAGCTACCAATAAAGGCTTTTTACCTTTACTTTTCAGGTAATTTGCAAGTTTTCCAGAGAAGGTTGTTTTACCCGCACCGTTCAAACCAGCAATCAATATGATTGTAGGATTCGCTTTTAAATCTAATTCTTTAACTTCACCACCCATCAATGCAGTCAGCTCGTCGTTCATTACCTTAGTCAGTAATTGTCCCGGAGAAACCGCGGTAAGTACATTCAGGCCAAGTGCCTTTTCCTTAACCTCGTCAGTGAAGCTTTTAGCCGTTTTAAAATTTACATCGGCATCCAGTAAAGCTTTACGAATTTCCTTCATGGTTTCGGCCACGTTGATCTCTGAAATGCTTCCCTGACCCTTTAGAACTTTAAATGCCCGGTCTAGTTTATCCTGTAAATTTTCAAACATGTTTTATTAATTGATAGTCAATTAGTTAATGTATAATGGTAGTCGTGTGCAAAGTTGCAAACATTTTTAATAACAATCAACATTAAAAATAGGATGCAAAAGTATTTAGCGCGGGAATATAAACATCACGCCCATAGCTAAAGACTGGCTGCCCTGAATCTTTTCACTGATCGTCTTATCATATATTCCGACACCATTCAATGTCACGTTCATAAACCTGTTGACTTTGGTTGTTAAAGTCACATCCAGCCTGTGTTTCATATTTTCGAAATGATCATAGGGCACAAAGACATAGTATCTGCTTTTCAGGTTTACATTGTGAAAAATATCTTTCTCAAAGTTAACGGTGATCTGAAAAGCCAGGTCGTTTTTAAAAGTATCTCCAACAGGAACGCCATAAAAGTCTGTTTTTTGGGTCGCAGGGTCTGGATTTGCAATTTGATCAGCTCTGGCCAGTGCTTTGTTATCCAATACAAACGTTTGTTTTGC from Pedobacter sp. WC2423 carries:
- the ffh gene encoding signal recognition particle protein — its product is MFENLQDKLDRAFKVLKGQGSISEINVAETMKEIRKALLDADVNFKTAKSFTDEVKEKALGLNVLTAVSPGQLLTKVMNDELTALMGGEVKELDLKANPTIILIAGLNGAGKTTFSGKLANYLKSKGKKPLLVAGDVYRPAAIDQLQILGEQIGVPVYANKDSKDPVAIALEGIELGKKEHHNVIIIDTAGRLAIDEQMMNEISEVKLHTKPHEILFVVDAMTGQDAVNTAKAFNERLDFTGVVLTKLDGDTRGGAALSIKSVVNKPIKFVGTGEKMEALDVFYPDRMASRILGMGDVVSLVERAQEQFDEKEAAELQKKIRKNKFDFNDFYNQIQQIKKMGNMKDLMGMIPGVSKMMKNVEIEDDAFKNVEAIIQSMTKYERENPDSIQQSRRLRIAKGSGNKIEEVTKLIKQFEDMRKVMKQFSNPAAAAKMMRGMPKMPQGRM